A single window of Rhizobium sp. SL42 DNA harbors:
- a CDS encoding lytic murein transglycosylase: MMTFASRFALPFAFLMATTSLSMAAECGGDLGTFLQGVKAEAVAVGVPADIAEQALAGARIDEKVLARDRSQGVFKQTFLEFSQRTVSQARLDIGRQKLQQYKAVFDRAEQEFGIPSGIIAAFWAMETDFGAVQGDFSTRNALVTLAHDCRRPELFRPQLLALIEMVQHGDLDPATNTGAWAGEIGQVQMLPKDIIEFGVDGDGDGHINVKQSAPDAILTAAKFIQHLGFKRGEPWIQEVTIPENLPFEKTGLNGPLTAGEWFALGVTPRDGNTTSGNLPASLVLPQGRKGTAFLTYPNFNIYLEWNQSFIYTTSAAYFATRLMGAPAYLKGTPEQGLGDVEMKALQTKLQTLGHDVGKIDGILGSGTRVAIQKEQQRLGVPADGWATPSLLNTL; the protein is encoded by the coding sequence ATGATGACCTTTGCCTCACGCTTCGCCCTTCCCTTCGCCTTCCTCATGGCCACCACCAGCCTTTCGATGGCAGCCGAATGTGGCGGCGATCTCGGCACCTTCCTCCAGGGCGTCAAGGCGGAAGCCGTGGCCGTCGGCGTACCGGCTGACATTGCCGAACAGGCCTTGGCCGGCGCCCGGATCGACGAGAAAGTTCTGGCCCGCGATCGCTCTCAGGGCGTGTTCAAGCAGACCTTCCTCGAATTCTCGCAGCGTACCGTCAGCCAGGCCCGTCTCGACATCGGCCGCCAGAAGCTGCAGCAGTACAAGGCGGTGTTTGACCGGGCTGAACAGGAATTCGGCATTCCATCCGGCATCATTGCCGCCTTCTGGGCGATGGAGACCGATTTCGGCGCCGTGCAGGGTGATTTCAGCACCCGCAATGCGCTCGTGACGCTCGCGCACGACTGCCGTCGTCCCGAACTGTTTCGCCCGCAATTGTTGGCCCTGATCGAAATGGTGCAGCACGGCGATCTCGATCCGGCCACCAACACCGGTGCCTGGGCCGGCGAAATCGGTCAGGTACAGATGCTTCCGAAAGACATCATCGAATTCGGCGTCGATGGCGACGGCGATGGCCATATCAACGTCAAGCAGAGTGCGCCGGACGCCATCCTGACCGCTGCCAAGTTCATCCAGCACCTCGGCTTCAAGCGCGGCGAGCCGTGGATCCAGGAAGTGACCATTCCCGAAAACCTGCCTTTCGAAAAGACCGGCCTGAACGGTCCGCTGACAGCCGGTGAATGGTTCGCGCTCGGCGTCACGCCGCGAGACGGCAACACGACCTCAGGCAACCTGCCTGCATCGCTGGTCCTGCCGCAAGGGCGCAAAGGCACCGCATTCCTGACCTATCCCAACTTCAATATCTATCTGGAATGGAACCAGTCGTTCATCTACACGACCTCTGCGGCCTACTTTGCCACCCGCCTGATGGGCGCTCCGGCTTACCTGAAGGGCACCCCGGAACAGGGCCTCGGCGACGTTGAGATGAAGGCACTCCAGACGAAGCTCCAAACACTCGGCCATGACGTCGGCAAGATTGACGGCATTCTGGGATCCGGAACCCGCGTTGCCATCCAGAAGGAGCAGCAGCGGCTGGGTGTGCCGGCGGATGGCTGGGCGACACCCTCCCTGCTGAACACGTTGTGA
- a CDS encoding DMT family transporter: MQKQAPLTLNATTWALLILLGFIWGGSFFFARYAVAYVPPFTLVFLRLSLAALALHLYLRGGEDLYLILKTRWRAFLLLGLINNAIPHTLIFLGQTEIGAGLASILNATTPIWTVLIANKLTADEKLSRAKMVGTILGLSGTAVLIGPSTFLQTDVPLWAVILPILAAVSYGFAATYGKRFRDVPAPITAAGQLTASSLIMLPAALVIDQPWALSMPPLSAIAAILALALLSTAFAYILFFRIMAIAGATNASLVTLLVPPSAILLGALFLGEILHPLDVVGMALIGAGLLVLDGRLLGFLPFANKSRLG, encoded by the coding sequence ATGCAAAAACAAGCTCCCCTGACCTTGAACGCGACCACCTGGGCCCTGCTGATCCTGCTCGGCTTCATCTGGGGCGGCTCGTTCTTCTTCGCGCGTTATGCCGTTGCGTATGTACCGCCGTTCACGCTCGTCTTCCTGCGCCTGTCGCTGGCAGCACTGGCCCTGCACCTTTATCTGCGCGGTGGTGAAGACCTCTATCTAATCCTGAAGACACGCTGGCGCGCCTTCCTTCTGCTCGGCCTGATCAACAATGCCATCCCGCACACTCTGATCTTCCTCGGCCAAACGGAGATCGGCGCCGGTCTCGCCTCGATCCTCAATGCGACAACGCCGATCTGGACGGTGCTGATCGCAAACAAGCTGACCGCCGACGAAAAGCTATCACGGGCGAAGATGGTCGGTACCATCCTCGGCCTCTCCGGCACGGCCGTGTTGATCGGCCCGAGCACCTTCCTGCAGACGGACGTACCCCTATGGGCGGTGATCCTGCCCATTCTCGCCGCAGTATCCTATGGCTTTGCAGCAACCTACGGAAAACGGTTCCGAGACGTTCCCGCCCCGATCACAGCAGCAGGCCAACTCACCGCTTCGTCGCTGATCATGCTGCCTGCAGCGCTTGTCATCGACCAGCCATGGGCGCTTTCCATGCCTCCTTTGAGCGCAATCGCGGCCATTCTGGCGCTCGCGTTGCTGTCCACGGCCTTCGCATACATCCTCTTCTTCCGCATCATGGCCATCGCCGGAGCGACGAACGCCTCACTCGTAACACTGCTCGTTCCGCCCAGCGCCATCCTGCTGGGAGCGCTTTTTCTCGGCGAGATTCTGCATCCGCTCGACGTCGTGGGCATGGCCTTGATTGGGGCCGGTCTGCTTGTATTGGACGGTCGGCTGCTCGGTTTTCTCCCGTTTGCAAACAAATCCCGGCTTGGCTGA
- the metF gene encoding methylenetetrahydrofolate reductase [NAD(P)H], whose amino-acid sequence MAEHHRAIEDAADLRISFEFFPPKSPDMEDQLWSTVEALAPWQPDFVSVTYGAGGTTREPTLSTVKRLISDTPMPTASHLTCVGATRDEVRRVVEEFKAVGVRHFVALRGDPQDGVGAAYQPHPDGFVNAADLVSGLRAMGDFEVSVSAYPEKHPESPDEAADLDMLKRKVDAGATRALTQFFFDNDVYARYLDRVLAAGIAIPIVPGIMPIQNLTQLKRFASMCGASVPASIDRRFDGLDGNAQDRAEVAADIAAEQIADLAKRGIREFHIYTMNRAPLTIATLSRLGLDGKSRTLSGAAA is encoded by the coding sequence ATGGCCGAGCACCATAGAGCGATCGAAGACGCTGCAGACCTGCGCATCTCGTTTGAATTCTTTCCGCCGAAGTCGCCGGACATGGAAGACCAGCTCTGGTCAACGGTTGAGGCCCTGGCACCCTGGCAGCCGGATTTCGTATCCGTCACTTATGGAGCCGGCGGCACGACGCGCGAACCGACCCTGAGCACGGTGAAGCGGTTGATCAGCGATACGCCGATGCCGACTGCGTCACACCTGACCTGCGTCGGCGCGACACGCGACGAGGTGCGGCGCGTGGTCGAGGAATTCAAGGCCGTTGGTGTTCGGCATTTCGTCGCGCTGCGCGGCGACCCGCAAGACGGCGTCGGCGCGGCTTACCAGCCGCATCCGGACGGTTTCGTCAACGCGGCCGACCTTGTGAGCGGTTTGCGCGCGATGGGCGATTTCGAGGTGTCTGTCTCCGCCTACCCGGAAAAGCACCCAGAAAGTCCCGATGAAGCCGCCGATCTGGATATGCTAAAGCGCAAGGTGGATGCTGGCGCAACCCGGGCCCTGACGCAGTTCTTTTTCGACAATGATGTCTACGCCCGCTATCTTGATCGCGTGCTGGCGGCGGGGATTGCCATCCCGATCGTGCCCGGTATCATGCCGATCCAGAACCTCACGCAGTTGAAGCGGTTCGCCTCGATGTGCGGCGCATCGGTGCCGGCAAGCATAGATCGCCGTTTTGATGGGCTCGATGGCAATGCACAGGATCGGGCCGAGGTGGCGGCGGATATCGCAGCCGAGCAGATCGCTGATCTGGCGAAGCGCGGTATTCGGGAGTTCCACATCTACACGATGAACAGAGCGCCGCTGACGATTGCGACGCTGTCGCGCCTTGGGCTGGATGGCAAGTCCCGGACGCTATCCGGTGCTGCGGCCTGA
- a CDS encoding ArsR/SmtB family transcription factor, translated as MKFGVDALVELLKAAGEPTRLRLLALLSAGDLTVTDLTEILGQSQPRISRHLKLLAEAELVDRYQEGAWAFFRLKQDGAAADLTRVLLDSTQEADPVLQRDKERLAAVKRSRAQRAQEYFSRNASEWDELRRLHVNDADVEAALLRLVGPEPIDALLDLGTGTGRILQLLSSHYRRATGIDASRDMLSVARANLDKGGVLSASVRHGDILNLPLDASDYDLVTIHQVLHFLEQPELALAEAARMLKPNGRLAIVDLAPHELEYLRDEHAHVRLGFSRQIMADWLNRNGFHVEEVVDLPPESAAGRGLTVTIWLARRNAVLAPAGMEAAILQTGSR; from the coding sequence ATGAAATTTGGCGTGGATGCTCTGGTGGAGTTGTTGAAGGCGGCAGGTGAACCTACCCGGCTTCGCCTGCTTGCGCTCCTGTCGGCTGGGGATCTGACCGTGACCGATCTTACCGAAATTCTGGGGCAGTCGCAGCCCCGAATTTCCAGGCACCTCAAGCTTCTTGCCGAGGCGGAACTTGTCGATCGGTATCAGGAGGGGGCCTGGGCGTTCTTTCGATTGAAGCAGGATGGCGCCGCTGCCGATCTGACCCGTGTATTGCTTGATAGTACGCAGGAGGCCGATCCTGTTCTGCAACGTGACAAGGAGCGCCTCGCCGCCGTCAAGCGTTCACGAGCGCAGCGCGCGCAGGAGTATTTCAGCCGCAATGCATCCGAGTGGGATGAACTGCGCCGACTGCATGTCAACGATGCCGATGTCGAGGCAGCCTTGCTGAGGCTCGTCGGGCCTGAGCCGATCGATGCGCTGCTCGATCTCGGCACTGGCACAGGGCGCATCCTGCAGCTGCTCTCTAGTCACTACCGTCGGGCAACGGGTATCGATGCGAGCCGTGACATGCTGTCGGTCGCGCGCGCAAATCTCGACAAGGGCGGCGTTCTGTCGGCGTCCGTGCGTCACGGCGACATTCTCAACCTGCCGCTTGATGCTTCAGACTACGATCTGGTGACAATCCACCAGGTGCTGCACTTCCTTGAGCAGCCTGAACTGGCGCTTGCCGAGGCGGCTCGCATGTTGAAGCCGAATGGTCGTCTGGCGATTGTCGATCTGGCGCCGCACGAACTGGAATATCTGCGCGACGAACATGCCCATGTGCGGCTTGGTTTCTCGAGGCAGATCATGGCCGACTGGCTCAATCGAAACGGGTTTCACGTCGAGGAAGTGGTCGATCTGCCGCCGGAAAGCGCGGCGGGCAGGGGCCTTACCGTTACCATCTGGCTCGCCCGGCGCAATGCCGTTCTGGCACCGGCTGGTATGGAAGCAGCAATTTTACAGACCGGGAGCAGATAA